In Brassica napus cultivar Da-Ae chromosome A3, Da-Ae, whole genome shotgun sequence, the sequence TTATGGCACGTGCGAAGTACACGGGAAAGTTAACGAGTCATTagtaaaacgacgtcgtctcATAATCTGGGCCAGTGAAAATTGAAGCCCAAACCATAACGGGATATAAAGCCCAAAAAAGAAACTATTCGGAGGTTAGTAGTTAGCAGCAATTGAGCCTCCTATTTTCAACATTCATATCAAGtgtgtttaatttaatttcgaACAATTTGTTACAAAATTTTCTAACCCaggtttatatacaaaaacgagTAGTTCTTCGTTTCGGTTTGGCAATGAAAAGGTTTAAGACCAAGAATCCAACCGGAGATACAGTAACCAATTATATCACAATACCGGTTAACGAGGTAAGGAGTTGCTTAATTTGTTCTTAGTTAAAACGACGATTCAGCTTAACTATACCGACACTTTTGCAAAAGCTAGTAGAGAAAAAGTGTTTTCATTCAATTCAAAACGCTGAAACATTCTAAACGAAACTCTAAAACAGCTTTAATAGATTAAACAAACCCTAAAGACAAACGCGATTTACAAAATCATCCCATCAACCGCCGAATCCATATAAAGTTCGTCCCTGCCTCTTCAACGCGTAGACAACATCCATCGCCGTCACCGTCTTCCTCCTAGCGTGCTCAGTGTAAGTAACGGCATCACGAATCACATTCTCGAGAAAGATCTTGAGAACACCGCGAGTCTCCTCGTAGATCAAACCGCTGATACGCTTCACGCCACCTCTTCTAGCTAAACGACGAATCGCAGGCTTCGTGATGCCCTGGATGTTGTCACGGAGGACCTTCCTGTGCCTCTTGGCTCCTCCCTTTCCCAATCCCTTTCCTCCTTTTCCTCGCCCAGACATTTTTCTTTTCTCGGAAAGTTTTAAATTGAGATTCGCTTGTGTGTTTTCGATGTGTAGATCTGAGAGGAGGATGAGAGGTTTATATAGGAACATACATCTTTtgtgttttctcttttttatttctcGAGGAGGATATGATCCGTCGGATTTAAGTTTAATCTACGGTTGTGGATATCGATCCGCGTGATTTTTAATTTTGGCTTGCGTATGTGGCGTAACATAAAGGCCGTTGGATGTCGTTTAATCGACGGTTTCTAGTATCGATCTGCGTGCTTTTATCTTATTGGCTAGCGTCTGTGACATAACCATATGGCATCGAGGAAGGGAGGAAAACGGCGTCGTTGAGTTTTAACCGGGAAAGAACTTTGCTgtgaaagaaaataatttactttGACAAGTTGATGATGGACTGAGACATTCTTGCTAGTATTCAGACAGAGCATGTGAAATAGATTTCTGAGATTTTTGAATTACGAGACTGTGTAACCAAAGTGAGTTTTTGAGCTCAGGTGAGAAACCTCTTGCTTTAAACAAGCTTATGCTTCTCTAACCTAGAAAACATCAATCTTTTTAAGGACATTGATCGCTCCTCCTCTAGGATATTTTCATGTATTTCTCCTCAATAAGTTAGACAGCTATATTTCCTCAGAATCATCCTGTTTCTTGTGTACTATAATCTCATTTTTGCTGCTTTCGGGTGTGGCTTTGGCCTTCTAATGTATCAACTTTCTCATCCAGAAGAAGACGGCATCCCCACCGAAGATATGTATTCAGCTTCTCGTAAATGCTTCTTTGTGAGCACTGAGCAGTCAAGTGACTTTGAACCAAGAGAATGCACATCGACAGCTCCTGCTTCATCTCAATCGGTAGCCTCAACTGCATCAAATAATGTGAAATGGTTAATTTTTTATTGCTTGAACTATATAGTCTCTGTTTTTTTAGAGAGAAACAGATTGGTTGCGTAGTAAACGGCTGCTCTGGATGTAACTGTGGAAAGTCGCCGCCGTTATTTAACGGTGACGATTAATGTTTATTTACTGGCTGTTTGTTTATGTTCGTAAAGTATATTTGCGCATTTTGGGCTTAATCTCCAATACACTTCAAATCTCAATTTGCTGGCCCATTTGTATACGACTCAAACCCAAAGACCCAAAAGCCATTGAATAAAGAATAATTAGATTAATCTTAGTGGCACCGACAACCACCAAATTTTCCAACCACTACTCCCATGTACCATCATAACAAAACACCAAAGAAAAGAAGATCCTCCTTCCTTccttgaataaaaataaataaagaattcAACAGATCAACCAATTTAAAATGCATGTTTAGCTTGATTTTTTActgaatgaaaagaaaaaaacaatctaAACATGCATCTAGATGCAGTTCATTCTCATTCGTCTAAATATAagattagtatttaaaaaaGTAGTCtagtaaaattgtttttttaactcCAATCTAGTAAAATTGTTGAGTTTGAAAAcgttcaaatctttttttttgaaacacaaattgttctaatcatattttatttttcttgaaacTATTACTTTCTAAAgtttttacttcaaaatttcaaatctcatttacaatttttttttacattctcGTAGCAATTAAAAAccacaaaacaaattatttattcttttgAAAATCCATCTTTAGGTACTACCATAAGGTCCATAACTACACTTGTGGTTTTTATATAGAgttaaaatctaataaaaattatttgaaatacaatATCGTTTTTTCACAATATACTTAATCAAAAAACTCTACGATTTAGGTTTTAAGTTTAGTAACTATTGTTCAAGGTTTACGATAAGGATAGAACTGAGTTTATAAACACTTGTAAATAATTTAAGAgagttaatttaattattttcatcataaatttaagatatttataaaaaataataataataaaaatagtatcatatttgtggtaatattagAATTCTCCCAAGCCTAATTATAGCAATAGTGATGCtagttctcaaaaaaaaaaaacaatagagaTGCTATCGACCTAAATAAAACCATGTGGCTATTGAAatagtttctattttttacAAAGAAATGAATTATGTGCGAAAGTGATTGTTGCATTTgaaattatcaaattataaaacatGCCGTTAATCTAGTGtgttatatatatcattttgtttatttcacattaacaaatatatatttttgactaTACGCTGTTGGAACAAAAAGTAATTTGGAAAAAACAGAACCAAACTTAGTTAGTAAGAAGCACTTTCCACTATTATCTTCCTTCCCCACCAACTTCAGTCTTCATTTCACAATAATAATGTTCAATGATACCACCACCTTCGGCTCCGGCGCCGAAGCCGTCGTCCCTACTCCCTCTACCACAATTCCCACCACCGTCTTCCCCGGCACCACCATCACTTCCAACTCCACCTTCATCATCATCGGACCTCCTCCACCGTTCCCGGCGCCTCCTCGGAGCATCAACTTCACTCCTCTCATACTAATCTTCGCCGTCGTAGCAATCATCGCCGTTCCCGCCTTCGTATACGCTCTTTTCTTCACTTTCCCATGTTCTTCCCGCCGCCGCAACTCCACCTCCTCCCGCCGTCGCAGCAGCTCTTTCTCCGACGATCATGTCACCGTGGATATCACATCACCGAACACAACCGATAGAGACTCCTCGACCGCCGCCGCGCCTGATTCCGGCGTGAAATTCAAGAAAGATACTCATTCCAAAGAGATCGGGAATGAGTGCACCGTGTGTCTGTCGGTGTTCGGCGACGGCGAAGAGATCCGGCGACTGAGCGCGTGTAAGCACGCGTTTCACGTGTCGTGTATCGAGACGTGGCTCAAAGATCATCCCAACTGTCCCATATGCCGAGCAGACGTCCCCGTTAAACAGACAGAAGCAAACGTTAACGGTAACGGTAACGTGAATCGCAGCGGTGGCGGTAACCGTCGAGTTTCTGCGACCAATAGAGATGATGATTGGCGTCAAGGTCTACCTGATGCTTCTAGTTTAgtttgatttttcttatattgtttttttttgtaatttatttctcGATTTTGTAATCTATGAaatgattttgaaatatttattgtgGCTGTTAACAAATTATGTTTGTgttcattaatttatttattcttaatTAACGTAATTTTCTTGGTTGCTTCGTAACTCCGTAAGCTACAGTGACAGTGAGCGATGGGGTATGTAACGTTGACTTTGACAACTGACAGACAACGCAAGCTTATTCTACGGTGTATAAAGATCCAAAACTAATCCAACGGTTCATACTCATCGAAGCTAAACTACAGTGTTGTTGACGTTCACCACGTAAACGCCTTTTTAAAACAAGACTTTCGTCAACCATGGTATTGTGGTAAAACTTAATACTCAATATTAAAACCATTTCTGTAAATTTTTGCTTGAACCGATTTTATTGATTCATCATGCTCATATATGGTGTGGTTGGTTAACGTAAACGAATTTCGTGTCTTCTTGCACTATTGATTTAATCAAGAACTAGGAAGAATGATGTATATGTTTGATTGGCTTCTGCGTATCCGACTTTAACTAACTTCTGCAGAGCCGTGCTTACCCCTAGTCGAAAAAGGCAATGGCCTTAAACCCCATAATTTTTAGTTAATATTTAaccattttatatataaaatgcaTTAGTTAGTGTTATATATGTTTACATACATACTGTACATAAAGAGTTttgattgtatatatttttgtttttctagaTTTTAGCTTGGATTCTCTTTTTAGATTTCAATTAAACATAGTCACTATGTCTACCATTTTAGTTTTCTGTGAACATACTAAAGAgatcatttgaaaaaaaattacccCTGAAAACGTTTGCAGAGCACTGAACCTCTGACCACTGAACTTTTGAAGGTAAAGCATAAGAGTGTGTCTAAATGTTTGGTTTTGGCTTCCGACTTATTCATGCCATACAGttcaaaaaattatactttTGGCCAGTACCGGCCTGAACACAAGCAAAGAAAGCATGTGCTTCTCGTTCTCGTCCTTCTTAGAATATCAAACATTTCGGCCTGGTAATACACAAAATCTTTAATAGAGTAGTCCGTATACATAGCTAGTAGTATTAATATATTTGTGGTGTTGAGTTCGAGTATTACTTATTACCATTTCCATTATTTTTTATGTAACCAGACCAAATTTTAGTTTTCGCTTCCAGCCCATAATTGTTGAAGGCCAAGCATGATTTTGACCCATTTTgggttttcaaatattttgcaTGTTTTTTCATACTTGTCTCGCTACCATGTTCTCCTTTTTATATTCAACAACAGATTATTTGTGTCAGGCTTCTTGCATAACAGCTCTTAC encodes:
- the LOC106392875 gene encoding RING-H2 finger protein ATL33-like, with the protein product MFNDTTTFGSGAEAVVPTPSTTIPTTVFPGTTITSNSTFIIIGPPPPFPAPPRSINFTPLILIFAVVAIIAVPAFVYALFFTFPCSSRRRNSTSSRRRSSSFSDDHVTVDITSPNTTDRDSSTAAAPDSGVKFKKDTHSKEIGNECTVCLSVFGDGEEIRRLSACKHAFHVSCIETWLKDHPNCPICRADVPVKQTEANVNGNGNVNRSGGGNRRVSATNRDDDWRQGLPDASSLV
- the LOC106392865 gene encoding histone H4 — protein: MFLYKPLILLSDLHIENTQANLNLKLSEKRKMSGRGKGGKGLGKGGAKRHRKVLRDNIQGITKPAIRRLARRGGVKRISGLIYEETRGVLKIFLENVIRDAVTYTEHARRKTVTAMDVVYALKRQGRTLYGFGG